One window of Hyphomicrobiales bacterium genomic DNA carries:
- a CDS encoding 2-isopropylmalate synthase encodes MTQNSADNRIFIFDTTLRDGEQSPGATMTLEEKLQVAELLDEMGVDIIEAGFPIASDGDFEAVSEIAKRAKNSIIAGLARAIPGDIMRCGDAVKHAARGRIHTFVSTSPIHLQYQMGKNEEEVLEIISETVTLARSLCDNIEWSAMDATRTGHEYLSKAVDAAIKAGATTINLPDTVGFATPDEYCEMFQTIRENVPDSDKAVFSTHCHNDLGLAVANSLAGVAGGARQVECTINGLGERAGNAALEEVVMAVKTRGDALPYHTGIEATHLMKASKLVSAVAGFPVQYNKAIVGKNAFAHESGIHQDGMLKNSGTFEIMTPESVGVKATSLVMGKHSGRHAFKDKLTDLGYELGDNAFLDAFKRFKDLADKKKNVYDEDIEALVESEVATAGETNKVVALTVIAGTGGPQKAIITLDMDGRHETIEATGDGPVDATFNAIKAILPHESTLQLYQVHAVTEGTDAQAEVSVRLEEDGHQVTGRSADTDTLVASAKAYLSALNRLAVKKARPQALKAS; translated from the coding sequence ATGACGCAGAATAGCGCTGACAACCGTATTTTTATTTTTGACACAACCTTGCGAGATGGCGAACAATCGCCGGGCGCAACCATGACACTGGAAGAAAAACTTCAGGTGGCTGAACTACTCGACGAGATGGGGGTCGATATTATTGAGGCAGGGTTTCCTATTGCCTCTGATGGTGACTTTGAAGCCGTATCCGAGATTGCAAAGCGTGCGAAAAATTCGATCATTGCCGGTCTTGCGCGCGCAATTCCCGGTGACATCATGCGCTGTGGCGATGCGGTAAAACATGCTGCGCGTGGGCGTATTCATACGTTTGTCTCCACATCGCCTATCCATTTGCAGTATCAAATGGGCAAGAATGAAGAAGAGGTGCTGGAGATTATTAGCGAGACGGTGACGCTTGCACGTTCGCTTTGTGACAATATTGAGTGGTCCGCGATGGATGCCACGCGCACGGGGCATGAATATTTATCCAAAGCGGTTGACGCTGCGATTAAAGCGGGGGCAACGACGATCAATCTCCCCGACACGGTGGGTTTTGCCACGCCAGACGAATATTGCGAGATGTTCCAAACTATTCGTGAGAATGTGCCTGATTCTGATAAGGCTGTGTTCTCGACCCATTGTCATAATGATCTGGGGCTTGCTGTTGCCAATTCATTGGCTGGTGTGGCGGGTGGTGCGCGACAGGTTGAATGTACCATCAATGGACTTGGCGAGCGCGCAGGTAATGCGGCTTTGGAAGAAGTCGTGATGGCGGTTAAAACGCGCGGCGATGCTTTGCCCTATCACACAGGCATTGAAGCCACGCATTTGATGAAAGCGTCAAAGCTTGTGTCGGCTGTTGCTGGTTTTCCGGTGCAATATAACAAAGCGATTGTCGGCAAAAATGCCTTTGCGCATGAAAGTGGTATTCACCAAGATGGCATGCTTAAAAACTCTGGTACTTTTGAGATTATGACGCCAGAATCGGTTGGTGTGAAAGCGACCTCGCTGGTGATGGGCAAACATTCGGGTCGTCATGCATTTAAAGATAAGCTCACCGACCTTGGCTATGAGTTAGGCGACAATGCTTTTCTCGATGCATTCAAGCGTTTCAAAGATTTGGCAGACAAAAAGAAAAATGTCTATGACGAGGACATTGAAGCGCTGGTAGAAAGTGAAGTGGCAACCGCCGGTGAAACAAACAAAGTTGTGGCGCTGACTGTTATTGCTGGCACAGGCGGTCCGCAAAAAGCAATCATTACCCTTGATATGGATGGGCGGCATGAGACGATTGAAGCAACGGGCGATGGCCCTGTTGATGCAACGTTCAATGCAATTAAAGCAATATTACCTCACGAATCGACTTTGCAGCTTTATCAGGTGCATGCAGTGACCGAGGGCACTGATGCACAGGCGGAAGTATCTGTGCGGCTTGAAGAAGATGGCCATCAGGTGACAGGTCGTTCGGCGGATACGGATACTTTGGTTGCCTCAGCAAAGGCGTATTTGTCTGCTCTTAATCGTTTGGCAGTGAAAAAAGCACGTCCACAGGCTTTAAAAGCGAGCTAG
- a CDS encoding PhzF family phenazine biosynthesis protein: protein MNEVRERPYAILDVFTEIPFKGNPLAVVLDGQGLSDEMMQVIAAEFNLSETVFVFPPHDASNAASIRIFTPSAELPFAGHPTVGTAVLLAKQKIGAVDLPTDVAIALEEKVGLVRTGVVVKPGKLGHAIFTLPDSPAAVAPAVSRVHIAEALGIHEDDIGFDKYQPGVYSAGVPFTLVPLGSLNAIKQIKPNPAAWERAFETAERDNAFVYARGGESDNAAFHARMFWPKAGIAEDPATGSAVAALAGAIMEFENLSDGHYSFLIEQGFEMGRASDIMLEIDVEDGDFFAARIGGSAVIVAEGTLYA, encoded by the coding sequence ATGAATGAGGTGAGGGAGCGCCCATACGCCATTCTGGATGTGTTCACCGAAATACCGTTTAAAGGAAACCCACTAGCTGTGGTGCTTGATGGGCAAGGGCTTTCAGATGAGATGATGCAGGTGATTGCGGCGGAGTTTAATCTCTCCGAGACTGTGTTTGTCTTTCCGCCACATGATGCATCGAATGCCGCGTCTATCAGAATTTTTACACCAAGCGCTGAATTACCTTTCGCGGGACACCCAACGGTTGGCACGGCTGTGCTCTTAGCCAAACAGAAAATCGGCGCCGTTGATTTGCCAACGGATGTGGCCATCGCTTTAGAAGAAAAAGTAGGGTTGGTGCGCACTGGTGTGGTGGTGAAACCGGGTAAGCTTGGTCATGCAATATTCACGCTTCCAGATAGTCCTGCAGCAGTGGCACCTGCCGTCTCGCGGGTGCATATTGCTGAAGCGCTTGGTATTCATGAAGATGATATTGGCTTTGATAAATATCAACCGGGCGTTTATAGCGCAGGTGTTCCTTTTACGCTGGTGCCTTTGGGTAGCCTCAATGCGATAAAGCAGATCAAGCCCAATCCAGCGGCGTGGGAGAGAGCCTTTGAAACGGCGGAGCGGGACAATGCTTTTGTTTATGCGCGTGGTGGTGAAAGCGACAATGCGGCGTTTCATGCACGCATGTTTTGGCCGAAAGCTGGTATTGCCGAAGACCCAGCAACTGGATCTGCGGTTGCTGCTCTCGCAGGTGCTATCATGGAATTTGAAAACCTGTCTGACGGTCACTATTCTTTCTTGATTGAGCAGGGCTTTGAGATGGGGCGGGCGTCTGACATTATGCTTGAGATTGATGTTGAGGACGGCGATTTTTTCGCCGCCCGCATAGGAGGATCAGCGGTTATTGTGGCTGAGGGTACTCTTTATGCCTGA
- a CDS encoding sodium:proton antiporter: MLTLFEIIALILVVSACLSWFNNAFIKLPHTIGLLVMALVTSFLLLGLEALLPQLGVTDAVQAAIGQIDFFETVMNGMLAFLLFAGALHVNLNLMREQKWPIGLMATFGVVLSTFIVGTLFYFAASLFGVPISFAWALVFGALISPTDPVAVLSLLKSITIPDTLEAKIAGESLFNDGVGVVVFTIIVAVAVGADGGNIDALHIAELFFVEAVGGAVVGLVIGYLVYKMMAKIDHEMVEVLLTLGLVAGVYALCLRLHLSGPIAVVVAGLFIGNQGAERAMSEDTRDALFSFWEMIDEILNSVLFLLIGLEILVIQIDPSFAWVAVASIPIVLFARFAAVSIPIVTLSLGFAFSRGVIPVLTWGGVRGGISVALALSLPAVAAKPLIMTATYAVVIFSIIVQGLTIKEVVRRTVG; encoded by the coding sequence ATGCTTACATTATTTGAAATTATTGCTCTTATTTTAGTCGTCTCAGCTTGTCTAAGCTGGTTTAATAACGCCTTCATCAAGTTGCCGCATACGATTGGCTTGCTGGTGATGGCGCTGGTTACCTCTTTTCTTTTGCTTGGACTTGAAGCGCTCTTGCCGCAACTTGGTGTGACGGATGCGGTGCAAGCGGCAATCGGGCAGATAGATTTCTTTGAAACTGTGATGAACGGCATGTTGGCTTTTCTGCTTTTTGCCGGTGCGTTGCATGTGAATTTGAATTTGATGCGGGAGCAAAAATGGCCGATTGGCCTGATGGCGACATTTGGCGTTGTCCTATCTACTTTCATTGTTGGTACATTATTTTATTTCGCAGCAAGCCTGTTTGGCGTGCCTATATCGTTTGCATGGGCGCTTGTGTTCGGTGCGTTAATCAGCCCGACCGATCCGGTGGCCGTGCTTTCGCTTTTAAAGTCGATCACTATTCCCGACACGCTTGAGGCCAAGATTGCCGGTGAAAGCTTGTTCAATGATGGTGTAGGTGTCGTTGTTTTTACCATTATTGTGGCGGTCGCGGTTGGCGCCGACGGCGGCAATATTGATGCGCTTCATATCGCGGAGCTTTTCTTTGTTGAAGCGGTTGGCGGGGCGGTTGTTGGTCTCGTTATCGGCTATCTCGTTTATAAAATGATGGCGAAAATTGATCACGAGATGGTTGAGGTTCTTTTGACGCTGGGTCTTGTGGCGGGCGTCTATGCACTTTGTTTGCGGCTTCATTTGTCTGGACCGATTGCGGTTGTGGTTGCGGGGCTTTTCATTGGCAACCAAGGGGCCGAGCGTGCCATGAGCGAAGACACGCGCGATGCTTTGTTCAGCTTTTGGGAAATGATTGATGAGATATTGAATTCCGTTCTCTTCCTTCTTATCGGTCTTGAAATTCTGGTGATCCAGATTGATCCTTCATTCGCGTGGGTTGCCGTTGCAAGCATTCCAATTGTTTTGTTCGCACGTTTTGCGGCGGTCTCTATACCGATTGTCACTTTGTCGCTCGGTTTTGCGTTTTCGCGTGGAGTGATTCCGGTGCTGACATGGGGCGGCGTGCGCGGTGGTATTTCAGTGGCGCTTGCCTTGTCCTTACCGGCGGTTGCCGCGAAACCTCTTATTATGACAGCGACTTATGCGGTGGTGATCTTCTCAATCATTGTGCAAGGGCTGACGATAAAAGAAGTTGTGCGGCGAACGGTTGGATAA
- the ilvC gene encoding ketol-acid reductoisomerase, giving the protein MRVYYDQDADLNLIKSKKVAIIGYGSQGRAHAMNLKDSGVAGIIVALREGSTTALKAEADGFTVMNVADAAAASDLMMMAAPDELQADIYNDHIAANIKDGSAVAFAHGLNVHFGLIEAKDTIDVMMIAPKGPGHTVRGEYEKGGGVPCLVAVDQDATGNALDLALSYASGVGGGRSGIIETTFKEECETDLFGEQAVLCGGLVELIRAGFETLVEGGYAPEMAYFECLHEVKLIVDLIYEGGIANMNYSISNTAEWGEYMSGPRVVTPETKAEMKRILTDIQTGKFTSEWMQECKAGQARFKGIRRLNDSHQIEEVGEKLRGMMPWIKSNALVDKSKN; this is encoded by the coding sequence ATGCGCGTTTATTATGATCAGGATGCTGATCTCAATCTTATCAAGTCAAAAAAAGTCGCGATCATCGGCTATGGTTCACAAGGTCGTGCCCATGCGATGAATCTTAAAGATTCCGGTGTTGCCGGTATCATTGTGGCTCTTCGTGAGGGCTCTACGACAGCACTTAAAGCAGAAGCCGATGGCTTCACAGTCATGAATGTGGCTGACGCTGCAGCTGCTTCCGATCTTATGATGATGGCCGCTCCTGATGAGCTTCAAGCTGATATTTATAACGACCATATTGCCGCGAACATCAAAGATGGTTCTGCCGTGGCATTTGCTCATGGTTTGAATGTTCACTTTGGGCTTATCGAAGCGAAAGACACAATTGATGTGATGATGATCGCACCAAAAGGCCCGGGCCACACAGTGCGCGGCGAATATGAAAAAGGCGGCGGCGTGCCATGTCTTGTTGCGGTTGATCAAGATGCAACTGGCAATGCGCTTGATCTTGCGCTTTCCTATGCCTCAGGCGTTGGCGGCGGTCGTTCTGGCATTATTGAGACAACATTTAAAGAAGAGTGCGAAACTGACTTGTTCGGTGAGCAGGCCGTTCTTTGTGGTGGTTTGGTTGAACTTATCCGCGCTGGCTTTGAAACGCTGGTTGAAGGTGGTTACGCGCCAGAAATGGCTTATTTCGAATGCTTGCACGAAGTGAAGCTTATCGTTGACCTTATCTATGAAGGCGGCATTGCCAACATGAACTACTCAATCTCAAACACAGCTGAGTGGGGCGAATATATGTCTGGTCCGCGCGTTGTGACACCGGAAACAAAAGCCGAGATGAAGCGCATTTTGACAGACATTCAAACGGGTAAATTCACCTCTGAGTGGATGCAGGAATGTAAAGCTGGTCAGGCACGTTTCAAAGGTATTCGTCGTTTGAACGATAGCCACCAGATTGAAGAAGTTGGTGAGAAATTGCGTGGCATGATGCCATGGATTAAATCCAACGCTTTGGTTGATAAGTCTAAAAACTAG
- a CDS encoding TetR/AcrR family transcriptional regulator: MSDPLNIATPSFEQELSKRQREVLAAALDLMVEAGDALTMNAVASRANCSKETLYKWFGDRDGLLTAIVQWQASKVKIDLPKGEGLTLKGLRESLEQFAARWLAVLSSDVSIALNRTAVSHAVSSKSDLGTIVLTNGPFAMAHRLKPVLEMGQQAELLEFDNIDEAFRAFFGLVVRDMQIRALLGDEVTPSLVDIDQDAARATNQFFALYGASNFTELHAK; encoded by the coding sequence GTGAGTGACCCCTTGAATATAGCCACACCCAGTTTTGAGCAGGAATTATCGAAGCGGCAACGTGAAGTGCTGGCGGCAGCGCTTGATTTGATGGTTGAGGCAGGGGATGCATTGACAATGAATGCGGTAGCAAGCCGCGCCAATTGTTCAAAAGAGACATTGTATAAATGGTTCGGTGACCGCGATGGTCTGTTGACCGCAATCGTACAATGGCAAGCCTCAAAAGTTAAAATCGACTTGCCCAAGGGCGAAGGCCTGACGTTGAAAGGCTTGCGTGAAAGCTTAGAGCAGTTTGCTGCTCGCTGGCTTGCTGTTTTATCGAGTGATGTTTCCATTGCCTTAAACCGTACAGCGGTAAGCCATGCGGTTTCTTCAAAGAGTGATCTTGGCACCATTGTTTTGACCAATGGGCCTTTTGCTATGGCGCATCGTTTAAAGCCCGTTTTAGAGATGGGACAGCAAGCCGAGCTTTTGGAATTTGACAATATCGATGAAGCGTTTCGTGCGTTTTTCGGTCTTGTTGTCCGTGACATGCAAATACGTGCACTGCTGGGGGATGAAGTCACACCCTCTTTGGTTGATATAGACCAAGATGCTGCGCGCGCCACAAATCAATTTTTTGCGCTTTATGGCGCATCGAATTTTACAGAACTACACGCCAAATAG
- a CDS encoding pyridoxine 5'-phosphate synthase, translating to MRTELSVNVNAIAFLRNRRELPWPSVVDLSRIALETGACGITVHPRPDERHIKRHDVDDLAALLSEPQFANKEFNIEGYPDERFLALCELIKPQQVTFVPDDPAQATSDHGWDIPANQALLEETVARMKEQGMRVALFINPDESIPEHAKAVGADRVELFTGAYGLAVFGSLEAMKAVSILASTARIAHALGLGVNAGHDLTVANVPTLVEAAPMIAELSIGHGLTADALTYGMAATVKRFLKSCGQ from the coding sequence ATGCGTACCGAATTATCTGTTAATGTGAATGCTATAGCCTTTTTGCGTAACAGGCGGGAACTGCCGTGGCCGAGCGTAGTTGATTTAAGCCGCATCGCATTGGAAACGGGTGCTTGTGGTATCACAGTTCACCCGAGACCCGATGAGCGTCACATTAAACGTCATGATGTTGATGATTTGGCAGCGCTGTTGAGTGAACCGCAATTTGCCAATAAAGAATTTAATATCGAAGGCTATCCCGATGAGCGGTTTTTGGCATTGTGCGAGCTTATCAAACCGCAGCAAGTGACTTTTGTTCCGGATGATCCAGCACAGGCAACATCGGATCACGGCTGGGATATTCCTGCCAATCAAGCTTTACTTGAAGAGACGGTTGCGCGCATGAAAGAGCAGGGCATGCGGGTGGCTTTGTTTATCAATCCTGATGAGAGCATTCCAGAACATGCGAAAGCAGTGGGTGCTGACCGGGTTGAGCTCTTTACTGGGGCTTATGGGTTGGCAGTCTTTGGTAGCTTAGAGGCTATGAAGGCTGTCAGTATATTAGCAAGTACAGCACGTATTGCGCATGCGCTAGGGCTTGGAGTTAATGCTGGCCATGATTTGACGGTTGCGAATGTGCCGACACTCGTTGAGGCAGCTCCGATGATTGCAGAGCTTTCTATTGGTCATGGGTTGACGGCTGATGCTTTGACTTATGGTATGGCAGCTACGGTTAAACGCTTTTTGAAATCTTGCGGACAATAA
- the ilvN gene encoding acetolactate synthase small subunit, with product MSKSEPKSAYFLVDKPEVEVTHTLSILVDDEPGVLARVIGLFSGRGYNIESLTVSETEHESQLSRITIVTKGTLGVLEQIKSQLARIVPVHAVKDLTAIAHERGHDKPLERELALVKVKSNGENRLEALHIAAAFKAEVVDATRDHFIFQMTGRSPRVAQFVEVMAPLGLVEVCKTGVAAVSRGAGGMMDDEA from the coding sequence ATGTCTAAATCAGAACCGAAATCAGCTTACTTCCTCGTGGACAAACCTGAAGTTGAAGTGACGCATACACTTTCAATTCTTGTGGATGATGAGCCAGGGGTTCTGGCACGCGTGATTGGATTGTTTTCAGGACGTGGTTACAATATTGAGAGCTTGACCGTGTCTGAGACAGAACACGAAAGCCAATTATCTCGCATCACCATCGTGACCAAGGGAACACTGGGCGTGCTTGAGCAGATTAAAAGTCAGCTTGCGCGCATTGTGCCGGTTCATGCGGTCAAAGATTTGACGGCTATTGCTCACGAACGAGGCCATGACAAACCGCTTGAACGGGAATTAGCGCTTGTGAAGGTTAAGAGCAACGGTGAAAATCGTCTTGAAGCCTTGCACATTGCGGCGGCCTTCAAAGCAGAGGTTGTGGATGCGACGAGGGACCATTTCATTTTTCAAATGACGGGCCGCTCACCGCGCGTGGCTCAGTTTGTTGAGGTTATGGCCCCGCTTGGGCTTGTTGAAGTGTGTAAGACCGGTGTCGCGGCTGTCAGTCGTGGGGCAGGGGGCATGATGGATGACGAGGCATAG
- a CDS encoding DMT family transporter, with translation MTRRTPQVYDYLLLFALASVWGGAFVLTKIAVDEIPPATQTVYRLFLSVGLLWAIFLWLKQALPRDFKTHVLLLLAGLLNTAMPFFFIAWGQQVVAPGLTSVLMAFMPLVTLIVAHFFTDDEKFSLPKVVGVFLGIIGVAVLVGPSILVGFGGDILHQGAILLAAGCYAGNAVVTKFLLHLTKTQLITLSITYGFVPMVLFAWLIEGPFTLGYSFAPLAAVALLAIFQTVLASFLMVMLINRQGANFFSQINLLIPLFGVFWAFLIFSEQPSINSGLALLIILLGVFVASRRFKPDSTGA, from the coding sequence GTGACAAGACGGACACCTCAGGTTTACGATTATCTGCTTCTGTTTGCGTTGGCATCGGTATGGGGAGGGGCCTTTGTCTTGACCAAAATAGCGGTCGATGAAATTCCACCTGCAACCCAAACGGTCTATCGCCTTTTTCTTTCGGTGGGCTTGCTTTGGGCGATTTTCTTGTGGTTGAAGCAGGCTTTGCCGCGTGACTTTAAAACCCATGTTCTTTTGTTGTTGGCAGGATTGCTGAACACGGCAATGCCTTTTTTCTTTATTGCGTGGGGGCAACAGGTGGTCGCGCCAGGGCTAACTTCTGTTTTGATGGCTTTTATGCCACTGGTGACGCTTATCGTCGCCCATTTTTTTACTGATGATGAAAAGTTTTCCTTACCGAAGGTGGTTGGTGTTTTTTTGGGGATCATCGGTGTCGCCGTATTGGTTGGTCCTTCTATTCTCGTCGGCTTTGGAGGTGATATCTTGCACCAAGGCGCTATTCTTTTGGCTGCTGGCTGTTATGCGGGGAATGCGGTTGTGACCAAGTTTTTGCTTCATCTCACCAAGACGCAATTGATTACACTGAGCATCACCTATGGGTTTGTGCCTATGGTTTTATTTGCTTGGTTGATTGAGGGACCTTTTACGCTGGGTTATAGTTTTGCGCCGCTGGCGGCTGTTGCTCTACTTGCTATTTTCCAAACGGTTCTGGCGTCTTTTTTGATGGTTATGCTGATCAACAGGCAGGGTGCTAACTTCTTCAGTCAGATTAATTTGTTGATCCCGCTGTTTGGAGTTTTCTGGGCCTTCTTGATTTTTTCTGAACAACCCTCCATTAACTCAGGGCTAGCGCTTTTAATTATTCTTTTAGGCGTCTTTGTCGCAAGCAGACGTTTTAAACCAGATTCAACAGGGGCATAA
- a CDS encoding methyl-accepting chemotaxis protein has translation MQNFFSKIGISTKIYLVVGLGLIALIGLALFSYSQVKLIGIELTAIAEEDIPLTTHVTEAATNQLEQTIQLERMLKYTAESRLFTVDKTHFEKAKTAFFSYGKKVKHELIEAEHLTQAILSHANTPKVEAKLKAFLTLLKQIEKEHDVFETHVHDLVKILATDDIKKALKYGEKIDAEAEKIDHEIKKALDEIAVFTSEAALKAEEHEHQTEYWLIIVSLSLTASILIIATLMIRIGISKPLKNIVVSINGLSAGELGEKVTATSHDEIGSIAKGLEEFRLKLIDARRLEAEATETQQVSIERSNKIVQLNNAFDQNIGNILSTVADATEQLNGTAETMSSASQQTKAQSEQILSMTETASNNAQSVSSAVEQLSASTREIGAQTQRATSVTKEAVSGAQDVKEQTATMVLNAKKVNDVVEMISSITEQTNMLALNATIEAARAGDAGKGFAVVAAEVKQLANQTAEATEQITSQIGTMQNMTEKTATAIEDIVGRITNANDAIETITVAVEQQGLAIEEINGNVLQVSNSAHEIASTMGEVTTSADETGKSAIDVMGAAQQLDGESTHLNGEIQEYLNSIKTA, from the coding sequence ATGCAAAACTTCTTCTCTAAGATCGGGATTAGTACAAAAATTTATCTAGTCGTTGGATTAGGCCTAATAGCTTTAATTGGCCTTGCGTTATTTTCATACAGCCAAGTCAAATTAATAGGCATTGAACTTACGGCTATCGCAGAAGAAGACATTCCACTTACCACACACGTCACCGAAGCAGCCACCAATCAACTTGAACAGACCATTCAACTTGAACGGATGCTTAAATACACAGCAGAATCTCGCCTTTTCACGGTAGACAAGACCCATTTTGAAAAAGCCAAGACAGCTTTCTTCTCATATGGGAAAAAAGTAAAACACGAACTTATTGAAGCAGAGCATCTCACACAAGCCATCCTCTCACATGCCAATACTCCTAAAGTTGAAGCAAAACTCAAAGCATTTTTGACCTTATTAAAACAGATTGAAAAAGAACATGATGTTTTTGAAACTCATGTTCATGATCTCGTCAAAATACTCGCTACAGATGATATCAAAAAAGCTCTAAAATATGGTGAGAAAATCGACGCTGAAGCAGAGAAGATTGACCATGAAATAAAAAAAGCTCTCGATGAAATAGCAGTCTTTACCAGTGAGGCAGCATTAAAAGCTGAGGAACATGAACACCAAACAGAATATTGGCTTATCATTGTATCTCTGTCACTCACCGCAAGCATCTTAATCATTGCAACTTTGATGATCCGCATAGGCATATCAAAACCATTGAAAAATATTGTCGTATCAATCAACGGTTTGTCAGCAGGTGAACTTGGGGAAAAGGTCACCGCTACATCCCATGATGAGATCGGCAGCATTGCAAAGGGTTTGGAAGAATTCCGCCTCAAACTTATTGACGCTCGACGCCTTGAAGCAGAAGCAACTGAAACACAACAGGTAAGCATAGAACGCTCAAATAAAATTGTACAGTTAAACAATGCCTTTGATCAAAATATCGGCAATATTTTAAGCACTGTTGCAGATGCCACCGAACAGTTAAATGGCACGGCAGAAACCATGTCCAGTGCGTCACAACAAACGAAAGCCCAAAGCGAACAAATCCTTTCCATGACCGAAACGGCGTCAAACAATGCTCAATCGGTAAGTTCAGCAGTTGAACAACTCAGCGCGTCAACCAGAGAAATTGGAGCGCAAACACAACGCGCAACCTCTGTTACAAAAGAAGCCGTTTCCGGCGCACAAGACGTTAAAGAACAAACTGCCACAATGGTTCTAAACGCAAAAAAAGTGAATGATGTCGTCGAAATGATCAGCTCAATCACAGAGCAGACAAACATGCTTGCCCTCAATGCGACAATTGAAGCAGCCCGTGCCGGTGATGCAGGCAAAGGCTTTGCTGTTGTTGCCGCAGAAGTGAAACAACTCGCCAATCAGACAGCCGAGGCGACAGAACAAATCACAAGCCAAATCGGTACCATGCAGAATATGACAGAGAAAACCGCCACCGCTATTGAAGATATTGTTGGTCGCATCACCAATGCAAACGACGCAATTGAAACAATAACGGTTGCCGTTGAACAGCAAGGCCTCGCCATTGAAGAAATTAACGGCAACGTTTTGCAGGTATCAAACAGCGCTCACGAAATCGCATCAACCATGGGCGAAGTAACGACATCAGCTGATGAGACAGGTAAATCAGCAATAGATGTTATGGGAGCAGCGCAACAGTTAGATGGTGAGTCAACCCATCTTAATGGGGAAATTCAAGAATACCTAAATTCTATCAAAACAGCTTAA